One window of Salminus brasiliensis chromosome 16, fSalBra1.hap2, whole genome shotgun sequence genomic DNA carries:
- the LOC140536751 gene encoding stearoyl-CoA desaturase 5-like, which translates to MVAFPNGELRGAVDGRCEPEGAESRGAEAEWAAAKEERGRCIVWRNVVLMVLLHAAAVYAVLLIPRAQPFTWIWSYACFLVTGLGITAGAHRLWSHRSYKAKFPLRLFLAAANSMAFQNDIFEWARDHRGHHKYSETDADPHNAMRGFFFAHVGWLFVHKHKDVIEKGKRLDVRDLLADPVVMFQRRYYKTSVVVMCFLLPTLVPWYFWGESMWNSYFLAAILRYTVSLNLTWLVNSAAHIYGNRPYDKNISPRENRFVTFGAMGEGFHNFHHTFPFDYSASEFGFRLNPTTCFIDLMCWLGLASNCKKATPEMIKARKLRTGDGSA; encoded by the exons ATGGTTGCTTTCCCGAATGGCGAGCTCCGCGGAGCTGTCGACGGACGCTGCGAGCCCGAGGGAGCTGAAAGCCGAGGAGCCGAGGCTGAATGGGCGGCTGCTAAAGAGGAGCGCGGCCGCTGCATCGTGTGGAGAAACGTGGTCCTCATGGTCCTGCTGCACGCCGCCGCGGTTTACGCAGTCCTGCTCATCCCCAGGGCGCAGCCTTTTACCTGGATATGGT cttacGCATGCTTCTTGGTCACGGGCCTTGGAATTACAGCCGGAGCCCATCGCTTATGGAGCCACAGGTCATACAAAGCCAAATTTCCCCTGAGGCTGTTCCTCGCTGCTGCCAACTCCATGGCATTTCAG AATGATATCTTTGAATGGGCCAGAGATCACAGGGGCCACCACAAGTACTCTGAGACAGATGCTGATccccacaatgcaatgcgagGCTTCTTCTTTGCGCACGTTGGCTGGCTGTTTGTGCACAAACACAAGGACGTGATTGAGAAGGGCAAGAGGCTAGATGTCCGTGACCTGTTGGCTGACCCTGTTGTTATGTTCCAGAGGAG ATATTACAAAACGTcagtggtggtgatgtgctTTCTCCTGCCCACCCTGGTTCCATGGTACTTCTGGGGTGAAAGCATGTGGAACTCATACTTTCTGGCCGCCATCTTGCGCTACACTGTTTCTCTCAATCTCACCTGGTTGGTTAACAGTGCTGCCCATATATATGGAAACCGTCCGTATGACAAGAACATCAGTCCACGAGAAAACCGCTTTGTCACTTTTGGAGCCATGG GAGAAGGTTTCCACAACTTCCATCACACTTTTCCATTCGACTACTCAGCCAGCGAATTTGGCTTTCGCCTCAACCCCACCACTTGCTTCATCGATCTTATGTGCTGGCTTGGCCTGGCCAGCAACTGTAAAAAAGCCACGCCGGAGATGATCAAGGCACGGAAGCTAAGGACAGGTGATGGGAGCGCTTGA